From a region of the Balaenoptera acutorostrata chromosome 14, mBalAcu1.1, whole genome shotgun sequence genome:
- the LOC114238932 gene encoding short transmembrane mitochondrial protein 1-like, with protein sequence MLQFLLGFTLGNVVGTYLAQNYDIPNLAKKLEEIKKDMDTKKKPPSS encoded by the coding sequence ATGCTCCAGTTCCTGCTTGGATTTACTCTTGGCAACGTGGTGGGAACGTATCTGGCTCAGAACTATGACATACCAAACCTGGCtaaaaaacttgaagaaatcaaaaaggacaTGGACACCAAGAAGAAACCCCCTAGTTCATGA